One Lacunisphaera limnophila DNA window includes the following coding sequences:
- a CDS encoding PEGA domain-containing protein yields the protein MTPAEASRLLDLPANATPDQVESRFLDLRHKLEDKIAKAPTPGLQAKYRESLADITVAFETFTLAADSSALPVLKREAGGGRPDSGVAATPSPGQAPDDSHLAPALVRKSGGKEFAVVALIAVAVLGAGGWWVMKTKAENAEKARVAAEAKAEAERVVAEAKVEAERKAAEEKRLAEEKRLAEEAEKLRLAAAEKAERERLDRHFTSLRSRMAELNVAYEAQMRLETVAERDLAELKSQERDLARDQKDGASPDRRRLAAQVRAQSHLVDWMRASLPAHSARIAKAKAEELVSARAADDATAAVDAYIAALDQLKSDIAAARSDLAVTGDLALSSNLEGTTWQLTDAFGVERSGATPATVEEVALGKATLVFRRAGWADLRMAIDHRRGTDGVFAARFPVGSLAITSTPTGVLVRHGERVLGETPLQLAPMPPGEIEVRLAHQGYKSQKLSGRIEDGRTLTLDAQLLAGQSFDAELIYERGLEDLPLISSPKARAMGAATYLGAAKDIPGVPHAFLARYFDLYLEAVRQIRDPLEKVTTVLYLLDNLAQVDFERSRTLAREALAAVPLVTEVSQRHTVVHSLEHLVIYPEEFAAAIAQCEHWFTTDEDWIYSATVAQLQKEAGLDSAAQRTAARAMGTGAAAEYRNQTVQEYLAKGAMARQLVPVRVALVRGDLPSAQAALARAGQALDFGQLFGLASGFMRLGDFDTPRRLARMAEGQYVSPAQTLHTIAMMAFFQGNTSLAEQWAASIADTPEAPQRSQLYRLFADQYLTKGKKAEAAAAMRKVTVFSDGESATDRLEAVTVLALLGETVRARQLLAAQPVAFTEAGVHRLGAAAVSFAALGDIASLQRALEVLRIHATSSLDWTYGNLVKTLTTAGKLAEAESYFRLIRDTASHGYLRGPLLAADAPDDNTLGAKIDALRPGGDRLALSGVALGRELERLKAARFSSSP from the coding sequence ATGACGCCTGCCGAAGCCTCCAGACTTCTCGACCTTCCCGCCAACGCCACGCCTGACCAGGTGGAGTCGCGTTTCCTCGATCTGCGCCACAAGCTCGAGGACAAGATTGCCAAGGCCCCGACGCCCGGACTGCAGGCCAAGTACCGCGAGTCGCTGGCCGACATCACCGTTGCATTCGAAACATTCACGCTGGCTGCAGATTCATCGGCACTGCCTGTGCTCAAGCGTGAAGCCGGAGGGGGAAGACCGGATTCTGGAGTCGCGGCGACGCCGTCGCCCGGGCAAGCACCCGACGACTCACACCTTGCACCTGCGCTCGTGCGCAAGTCTGGCGGCAAGGAATTTGCCGTGGTCGCCCTCATCGCCGTCGCCGTGCTTGGTGCGGGCGGCTGGTGGGTGATGAAGACCAAGGCGGAGAACGCGGAGAAGGCGCGCGTAGCGGCCGAAGCCAAGGCTGAGGCTGAGCGCGTAGTGGCCGAGGCCAAGGTCGAGGCCGAGCGCAAGGCCGCCGAGGAGAAACGCCTGGCGGAAGAGAAGCGCTTGGCTGAGGAGGCGGAAAAGCTCCGTCTCGCCGCGGCGGAGAAGGCCGAGCGCGAGCGACTGGACCGACATTTTACGTCGCTGCGCAGCCGGATGGCCGAGCTGAACGTCGCCTACGAGGCACAGATGCGCCTGGAGACCGTCGCCGAGCGGGATCTTGCTGAGTTAAAGTCGCAGGAACGTGATCTCGCCCGGGATCAGAAGGACGGGGCGAGCCCGGATCGGCGCCGGCTCGCGGCCCAAGTGCGGGCGCAGAGCCACTTGGTGGACTGGATGCGGGCCAGTCTTCCCGCTCATTCAGCCCGCATCGCGAAGGCGAAGGCGGAGGAATTGGTCTCCGCCCGGGCGGCTGACGATGCGACGGCGGCCGTTGACGCCTACATCGCCGCCTTGGACCAGCTGAAGTCCGATATTGCAGCCGCGCGCAGCGATCTCGCCGTCACCGGCGACCTTGCCCTCAGTTCCAATCTCGAGGGGACCACCTGGCAGCTCACCGACGCCTTCGGGGTCGAGCGCTCAGGTGCGACGCCCGCCACCGTGGAAGAGGTGGCATTAGGCAAGGCCACCTTGGTTTTTCGCCGGGCCGGCTGGGCCGACCTGCGCATGGCGATTGACCATCGCCGGGGCACCGACGGTGTCTTCGCAGCCAGATTCCCGGTGGGGTCACTCGCCATTACCAGCACTCCCACCGGTGTGTTGGTGCGCCACGGGGAGCGGGTGCTCGGCGAGACGCCCCTGCAACTGGCCCCCATGCCGCCCGGCGAGATTGAGGTTCGTCTCGCCCATCAGGGGTACAAGAGCCAGAAGCTCTCCGGCCGCATCGAGGATGGCCGAACACTGACCCTCGACGCACAACTGCTCGCCGGCCAGTCCTTCGACGCCGAGCTGATCTATGAGCGCGGTCTGGAGGATCTACCGCTTATCAGCAGCCCCAAGGCGCGCGCGATGGGCGCCGCCACCTACCTGGGCGCGGCCAAGGATATTCCCGGCGTGCCTCACGCTTTCCTGGCCCGATACTTTGACCTCTACTTGGAGGCCGTCCGGCAAATCCGCGATCCCTTGGAAAAAGTGACCACGGTTCTCTACCTGTTGGACAACCTCGCGCAGGTCGACTTCGAGCGCAGCCGGACTCTGGCCCGGGAGGCGCTGGCGGCCGTGCCCCTCGTCACCGAGGTGTCCCAGCGGCATACGGTCGTGCATTCCCTCGAGCACCTCGTGATCTACCCGGAGGAGTTCGCCGCCGCGATTGCCCAGTGCGAACACTGGTTCACCACCGATGAAGATTGGATCTACAGCGCAACGGTGGCCCAGCTGCAGAAGGAGGCCGGCCTCGATTCCGCGGCCCAGCGCACCGCCGCCCGCGCGATGGGTACCGGGGCGGCGGCGGAGTACCGGAACCAGACAGTGCAGGAGTACCTGGCCAAGGGTGCCATGGCCCGGCAGCTCGTGCCGGTCCGCGTCGCCCTGGTGCGGGGCGATCTACCCTCGGCGCAGGCGGCGCTGGCCCGGGCCGGACAGGCGCTCGACTTCGGCCAGCTGTTCGGGTTAGCCAGCGGCTTCATGAGATTGGGGGATTTCGACACACCGCGGCGCTTGGCGCGCATGGCTGAAGGGCAGTACGTCTCCCCGGCCCAGACCCTCCACACGATCGCGATGATGGCTTTCTTTCAGGGCAACACCTCCTTGGCGGAACAATGGGCCGCAAGCATCGCGGACACACCGGAGGCGCCGCAGCGCAGTCAGCTTTATCGGCTGTTTGCCGATCAATACCTGACCAAGGGCAAGAAAGCGGAGGCGGCCGCAGCCATGCGCAAGGTCACCGTTTTCTCCGACGGGGAGTCCGCAACCGACCGCCTCGAGGCGGTCACCGTCCTGGCGCTACTGGGCGAGACGGTACGCGCCCGCCAGTTGCTGGCGGCGCAGCCGGTCGCCTTCACCGAGGCGGGGGTTCACCGGCTCGGTGCGGCCGCCGTCAGCTTTGCCGCGCTCGGCGACATCGCCTCGCTGCAGCGTGCCCTCGAGGTCCTCCGGATCCACGCCACGAGTTCGCTCGACTGGACCTATGGCAACCTAGTCAAGACGCTCACCACGGCCGGCAAATTGGCCGAGGCTGAGAGCTATTTCCGACTGATTCGTGACACCGCAAGCCACGGGTATTTGCGCGGCCCCCTCCTGGCGGCGGACGCACCCGACGACAACACCCTGGGGGCAAAGATCGATGCACTGCGGCCCGGCGGAGACCGGCTGGCCTTGTCCGGCGTCGCCCTGGGCCGCGAGTTAGAACGCCTGAAGGCTGCCCGCTTCTCCTCCTCGCCATGA
- a CDS encoding RidA family protein — protein sequence MSIEAKLTALGLTLPNPPAVAGSYVPYVRTGNLLYLAGTISALNGQMTHTGQVGAEQTVQTAYESAKICALNTLANIKAATGSLDSVKQFVLVTGFVNAVSGFTDSPAVINGASELFGQLYGDAGKHARAAVAAAGLPKGSTVEIQVIVELK from the coding sequence ATGAGCATCGAAGCCAAACTCACCGCCCTCGGCCTGACCCTGCCCAATCCGCCGGCCGTCGCCGGCAGCTATGTACCCTACGTGCGCACCGGCAACCTGCTGTACCTCGCCGGCACCATCAGCGCCTTGAACGGCCAGATGACGCACACCGGCCAGGTAGGGGCGGAACAGACGGTGCAAACCGCCTACGAATCGGCGAAAATCTGCGCGCTCAACACCCTGGCCAACATCAAGGCCGCCACCGGCAGCCTCGACAGCGTGAAACAGTTCGTGCTCGTGACTGGTTTTGTGAACGCCGTGAGCGGGTTCACCGACAGCCCTGCCGTAATCAACGGGGCCTCGGAACTTTTCGGCCAGCTGTACGGTGACGCCGGCAAGCACGCCCGCGCCGCCGTCGCCGCCGCCGGCCTCCCCAAGGGCTCGACGGTGGAGATCCAGGTGATTGTGGAACTGAAGTAA
- a CDS encoding PEGA domain-containing protein: MTPADATKILDLPDNATPDQLEARFHELRTKLEDKIAKAPTPGLKAKYRESLDEITTAFETLALAADSSSLPVLQKQGTKSEGPNAGRVPGAARESDSEHRAQDSGLPPKKAKSGGKEFIIVALIAIAVLGAGGWWVMKTKAENEEKARIAAEAKATAERQAAEAKAEAERKAEEARLAAEAKKQAEEAEKARLAAAAKAEQEKKDRDLALLRSRLAQLNVQAESLFVEEPTKAARRLSELKSDERSLAREQGGGALARLRAQLDAQEGYVDELDSMLTRHPAKSTQARASELVSAKELEPATEAVGQLAEQLDKLEVLMAESRSRVDKAIYGTLQIENSYPDVQWVFTDAFGEKRSGNASTTLPTAGIGNGRIEFKRPGWPQVPQGVLIRRGAISTVKADFPPAHLSLTTTPAGAAFTLSDGQQGKTPAEIDVVPGRLKVSIMAYGYAEQVQDIELSYGEARAITLELQEEPLWLQEEVLQLTNAYTSWVASGYGYTSQVYDLPGNGKELSVVVSSALPMQLSLGTYPAPGASLLQPRGQPLSLAFGHWSNNAWGPYSAEQVATMGMAPVPQGLRPSCGGLVCIMGMYNLGKGRWELPPAAYATSNPALLAAAQQWVNSVRITPTGQLPGINLYRVAFLVKFRAP, translated from the coding sequence ATGACCCCCGCCGACGCCACCAAGATTCTTGACCTGCCTGACAACGCCACGCCCGACCAGTTGGAGGCGCGGTTTCACGAGCTGCGGACGAAGCTGGAGGACAAGATCGCCAAGGCCCCCACACCGGGCTTGAAGGCCAAGTACCGGGAGTCGCTCGACGAGATCACGACGGCCTTCGAGACGCTCGCGCTCGCCGCGGACAGTTCGTCGCTGCCGGTGTTGCAGAAGCAAGGCACGAAGAGCGAAGGACCCAACGCGGGACGCGTGCCGGGGGCGGCCCGTGAGTCTGATTCAGAACACCGGGCACAGGATTCAGGTCTTCCGCCCAAGAAAGCAAAGTCCGGCGGGAAGGAATTCATCATTGTCGCCCTCATCGCGATCGCCGTGCTCGGCGCCGGCGGCTGGTGGGTCATGAAGACCAAGGCGGAGAATGAGGAGAAGGCGCGCATCGCGGCGGAGGCCAAGGCCACGGCGGAGCGGCAGGCGGCGGAGGCCAAGGCTGAGGCTGAGCGCAAGGCCGAGGAGGCACGCCTCGCCGCGGAGGCGAAAAAGCAGGCCGAGGAGGCGGAGAAGGCCCGCCTCGCCGCCGCGGCCAAGGCCGAACAGGAGAAGAAGGACCGTGACCTCGCGCTGTTGCGCAGCCGGCTCGCGCAGCTGAACGTGCAGGCGGAATCCCTTTTCGTGGAGGAACCGACCAAGGCCGCCCGACGGCTGAGTGAACTCAAATCCGACGAACGTTCCCTGGCCCGCGAGCAGGGGGGCGGCGCGCTGGCTCGGTTGCGGGCCCAGCTCGATGCCCAGGAGGGATATGTCGACGAATTAGATAGCATGTTGACGCGCCATCCCGCGAAGAGCACGCAGGCCCGCGCCAGCGAATTGGTTTCCGCCAAGGAGCTTGAACCCGCCACCGAGGCAGTCGGGCAACTTGCGGAGCAACTCGACAAGCTTGAGGTCCTTATGGCCGAATCCCGTTCGCGGGTTGATAAAGCCATCTACGGAACATTACAGATAGAGAATTCTTATCCCGACGTGCAGTGGGTCTTCACCGATGCCTTCGGGGAGAAACGCAGTGGCAACGCCTCCACCACGCTCCCGACCGCGGGCATCGGTAACGGCCGGATCGAGTTCAAGCGCCCCGGCTGGCCACAGGTGCCGCAGGGCGTGCTGATCCGACGTGGGGCGATCAGCACCGTGAAGGCTGATTTCCCGCCCGCCCACCTTTCCCTAACGACCACGCCGGCCGGGGCGGCGTTCACCCTTTCCGATGGGCAGCAGGGCAAAACACCCGCGGAGATTGACGTGGTTCCGGGGCGGTTGAAGGTGTCGATCATGGCCTATGGCTATGCCGAGCAAGTCCAGGACATCGAGCTGTCGTATGGCGAGGCCCGCGCTATCACGCTCGAGCTCCAGGAAGAGCCGCTCTGGCTTCAAGAGGAAGTTCTGCAGCTGACCAACGCGTACACCAGCTGGGTTGCGAGCGGCTATGGTTATACCAGCCAGGTCTACGACCTGCCAGGCAACGGGAAGGAATTGAGTGTGGTTGTTTCCTCCGCGCTGCCAATGCAACTCTCGCTCGGAACCTATCCGGCCCCGGGGGCCAGTTTGTTGCAGCCCCGTGGCCAACCCCTCTCGCTCGCTTTCGGCCACTGGTCCAACAACGCGTGGGGGCCGTACTCCGCCGAGCAGGTTGCAACGATGGGCATGGCCCCCGTGCCACAGGGTCTGCGGCCCAGTTGTGGCGGCCTGGTCTGCATCATGGGCATGTACAACCTCGGCAAAGGCCGCTGGGAACTGCCGCCGGCCGCTTACGCCACTTCTAATCCCGCCCTGCTAGCCGCCGCCCAGCAGTGGGTGAACTCCGTACGCATCACGCCCACCGGTCAGCTCCCAGGTATCAACCTGTACCGCGTCGCCTTTCTGGTGAAATTCCGCGCACCCTGA
- a CDS encoding ABC transporter substrate-binding protein, translating into MPRFIPLSVSLLAVLTLTGCGQKAAEPAATTGPVKIKFQTDWFPQPEHGGYYQALAKGYYAAEGLDVEILPGGPNAQVKEQVAMGKAQLGMTNGDDVIVAAARGLPIKIVAAEMQRDPQGILFHEENPLRSLQDLQGRTLMAGSVSTWLEVVRKKLGVQFNQMPLVGDLARFMNDKTLLRQCFVTNEPFFARQRGANVGALLIASDTYEPYRVMFASNDYLAKHPEVVAKFVRASIRGWVDYLTGDPAPANALIAAKNDIMSPEFMAYSIKAMNDYKLVAGDPAKGEYAGQITTVRLQKQIALLQEVGVLDKPVKPEDVAAMEFVPKQ; encoded by the coding sequence ATGCCACGCTTCATTCCCCTCTCGGTATCCCTGTTGGCCGTTCTCACGCTGACCGGCTGCGGCCAGAAGGCGGCGGAACCGGCGGCTACGACCGGGCCGGTCAAAATCAAATTTCAGACCGACTGGTTCCCGCAGCCGGAGCACGGCGGTTATTACCAAGCGCTGGCCAAGGGCTATTATGCCGCCGAGGGGCTGGACGTGGAAATTCTGCCGGGCGGCCCCAATGCCCAGGTGAAGGAGCAGGTGGCCATGGGGAAGGCGCAACTCGGCATGACCAACGGCGACGACGTCATCGTGGCCGCGGCCCGCGGCCTCCCGATCAAGATCGTGGCCGCCGAGATGCAGCGCGACCCCCAAGGTATCCTCTTTCACGAGGAAAACCCGCTGCGCAGCCTGCAGGATCTGCAGGGCCGCACGCTGATGGCGGGTTCTGTTTCGACTTGGCTGGAAGTGGTGCGCAAGAAACTCGGGGTGCAATTCAACCAGATGCCGCTGGTGGGCGACCTGGCCCGGTTCATGAACGACAAGACGCTGCTCCGGCAGTGTTTCGTGACCAATGAGCCTTTCTTCGCCCGGCAGCGCGGCGCGAATGTTGGCGCCCTGCTCATCGCTAGCGACACCTACGAGCCCTACCGGGTGATGTTCGCCAGCAACGATTACCTCGCGAAGCATCCCGAGGTCGTGGCCAAGTTCGTGCGCGCGAGCATCCGGGGCTGGGTGGACTACCTGACCGGCGACCCCGCACCCGCCAACGCGCTGATCGCCGCGAAGAACGACATCATGTCGCCCGAGTTCATGGCCTACAGCATCAAGGCCATGAATGACTACAAGCTGGTGGCCGGGGATCCCGCGAAGGGCGAATACGCCGGCCAGATCACCACCGTCCGGCTGCAGAAGCAGATCGCCCTGCTGCAAGAGGTTGGCGTGCTGGACAAGCCCGTGAAGCCCGAGGACGTGGCCGCTATGGAGTTCGTGCCCAAGCAGTGA
- a CDS encoding PEGA domain-containing protein translates to MTPIEAARLLDLSAEATSDQTEARFLELRRKLEDKIAKAPTPGLQAKYRESLADITTAFETLTLAADSSTLPVLQREQKRIEGRGQTAEGGRTNPDPSSLPPAKQPKSGGKEFVIVALIAVVVLAAGGWWVMKTRAENKEKARIAAEEKMVTEKAAVAAAQRAESERAHDEAARLHAEEEKARAIVAAKAEQARLDQLGLKLRTRLSELNIALDAALRTEALAERELSDLKADERAVQREARGGVTPDLRAAQALVQAHDRYVTWLREHLAANPARVARARLEELVAAKAWEEGAAQIEAYSQAVAALQGSIPAKRTELLTLTGLLQVTAEPTEVDFTLKDVYGRTRTGRTPEVFDDVPIGAATVTFQREGWPAQSRPTIVRRDGTATVTGDLIGGGLALASRPFAVDYVVEGQGRTERGLTPATLADLPVGGYRITYARTGWPSEMVTAEVTRGGLTTCEATFAAPGSLKVESKPAGASVSFDGKVVGTTPLVLGDLPAGPVKVELALADYRPATLQGSIEFGRETTLSTPLRSATLTPEEAFDALSRTAHGTWVLHGKNGLGGSATFYMRFVAGSKTLSFEMTGFGGSVRNMTMVDYDAENRIVMVSFGGLDALNGKSGIRIDGDTLLWGKDKLRNPMVFRRQ, encoded by the coding sequence ATGACACCAATTGAAGCAGCCCGCCTGCTTGACCTTTCCGCCGAAGCCACCTCCGACCAGACCGAGGCGCGGTTCCTCGAGTTGCGCCGCAAACTTGAGGACAAGATTGCCAAGGCCCCCACGCCCGGCCTGCAGGCCAAGTACCGCGAGTCGCTAGCTGACATTACGACGGCCTTTGAGACCCTGACGCTCGCGGCCGATTCTTCGACGCTGCCGGTGTTGCAGAGGGAGCAGAAGAGGATCGAGGGCAGAGGGCAGACGGCAGAGGGCGGAAGGACGAATCCTGACCCTTCAAGTCTCCCGCCGGCGAAGCAGCCAAAGTCTGGCGGCAAGGAGTTCGTCATTGTCGCCCTCATCGCCGTTGTCGTGCTGGCTGCCGGCGGGTGGTGGGTGATGAAGACCCGCGCTGAGAACAAGGAGAAGGCCCGGATCGCCGCCGAGGAAAAGATGGTTACAGAGAAGGCCGCGGTGGCCGCCGCCCAGCGGGCCGAGTCTGAGCGTGCCCACGACGAGGCGGCAAGGCTCCATGCCGAAGAGGAAAAGGCGCGGGCCATTGTTGCGGCTAAGGCCGAACAGGCCCGGCTCGATCAGCTTGGGCTGAAGCTCCGCACCCGGCTTTCCGAGCTGAACATCGCCCTCGACGCCGCGCTCAGGACTGAGGCGCTGGCCGAGCGCGAACTGAGCGACCTCAAGGCCGACGAGCGCGCGGTGCAACGCGAGGCGAGGGGAGGCGTGACTCCCGACCTGCGTGCGGCACAAGCGCTGGTACAGGCCCACGATCGCTACGTTACGTGGCTCCGCGAACACCTCGCCGCCAACCCCGCCCGGGTGGCGCGGGCCCGCCTCGAGGAGTTGGTTGCGGCCAAGGCCTGGGAGGAAGGTGCGGCTCAGATCGAAGCTTATTCCCAGGCGGTCGCGGCCCTGCAGGGGAGCATCCCGGCCAAGCGGACGGAACTGCTCACTCTCACCGGCTTGCTTCAGGTTACGGCTGAGCCGACCGAGGTGGATTTTACCCTGAAAGATGTCTACGGCCGCACGCGGACCGGCCGCACCCCCGAGGTGTTCGACGACGTGCCCATCGGCGCCGCCACCGTCACGTTCCAACGCGAAGGTTGGCCAGCCCAGTCACGTCCGACGATCGTCCGGCGTGACGGTACCGCCACGGTCACGGGCGACCTGATCGGTGGCGGGCTAGCCCTCGCCAGCAGGCCTTTCGCGGTCGATTACGTGGTGGAGGGGCAGGGGCGCACTGAACGCGGCCTCACGCCGGCTACATTGGCGGATCTGCCGGTGGGTGGCTATCGCATCACCTACGCCCGTACCGGCTGGCCAAGCGAAATGGTCACCGCCGAGGTCACCCGCGGTGGATTGACGACCTGCGAGGCCACCTTTGCCGCTCCGGGCAGCCTCAAGGTTGAATCCAAACCCGCCGGAGCCTCCGTGTCCTTCGACGGCAAAGTTGTGGGCACGACCCCACTCGTGTTGGGCGATCTGCCAGCCGGTCCGGTCAAGGTCGAACTCGCGTTGGCTGACTACCGTCCCGCCACGCTGCAGGGCTCCATCGAGTTCGGGCGGGAAACGACCCTCTCCACCCCGCTGCGATCGGCGACGCTGACCCCTGAGGAGGCGTTCGACGCGCTCTCCCGGACTGCGCACGGTACCTGGGTACTCCACGGCAAGAACGGCCTGGGTGGCAGCGCCACCTTTTACATGCGCTTTGTGGCAGGCAGCAAAACCCTTAGTTTTGAGATGACCGGTTTCGGCGGCAGCGTGCGGAACATGACGATGGTGGATTATGATGCGGAGAACCGGATCGTCATGGTTTCGTTTGGCGGCCTCGATGCGCTGAATGGCAAGAGTGGTATCAGGATCGACGGTGACACGCTGCTCTGGGGTAAAGACAAGCTCAGAAACCCGATGGTCTTTCGCCGTCAATAA
- a CDS encoding PEGA domain-containing protein gives MSPTEAAKLLDLPEHATPDQLEARFQELRTKLEEKIGKAPTPGLKAKYRESLDEITLAFETLTLAADSSSLPVLQREQQRTEGRGQTTEGIRTHPDPAGLPSPKKPKSGGKEFALVAVIAVAVLGAGGWFVLKIRAENAEKARQVAAAQAEAERKAVIERAEAERKAEAEHLATAARQQAEEAEKTRLAAAAKAEQERVDRLAAQLRSQLAEAKVAWEIAEREERNAERRLSELKSELRGLRDASPGQLAEAQALVLAQQDFYDWLSNTLARHPVRFARSKVEELVSARQYDEALPLVAEIMEAMPLLDAEIRQQRVALLSTSGSVEVRSIPSGLAWSLEDAFGRRRSGLTPSEVPEAAIGQAKLTVSRPGWPDWTQAVHVRRGRLVTEATFRAGTLKLVANVPGAQVEVQGRSLGNTPLEVAELPVGPTEFTVSAPKYTAQVVKGEITENQVLELSVKLEPEILTAEQLVAAFWDKAEGTWLPIDAPAKGRFAALYQAPIVFQKANYGLTVFGQPCVVDTVDPTLLALRLRSQAALGVALVERNGKLVRELAYARYNVQLQNDRLTLTFEGGQPINYLRK, from the coding sequence ATGTCCCCCACCGAAGCCGCCAAGCTCCTTGACCTCCCGGAACACGCCACGCCCGACCAATTGGAGGCGCGGTTCCAGGAGCTGCGGACCAAGCTCGAGGAAAAGATCGGTAAGGCTCCGACCCCCGGCCTGAAGGCCAAGTACCGGGAATCGCTCGACGAAATCACACTCGCTTTCGAGACGCTCACACTGGCGGCGGATAGTTCATCGCTGCCGGTGTTGCAGAGGGAGCAGCAGAGGACTGAGGGCAGAGGACAGACGACGGAGGGTATACGGACGCATCCTGATCCGGCAGGTCTCCCGTCGCCGAAGAAGCCGAAGTCCGGCGGCAAGGAATTTGCCCTGGTGGCCGTCATCGCCGTCGCGGTCCTTGGCGCCGGTGGGTGGTTCGTGCTCAAGATCCGAGCCGAGAACGCGGAGAAGGCGCGCCAGGTTGCCGCAGCCCAGGCGGAGGCGGAGCGAAAGGCGGTCATCGAGCGAGCGGAGGCAGAACGGAAGGCAGAGGCTGAGCACCTCGCCACCGCGGCCCGGCAGCAGGCCGAGGAAGCGGAGAAGACCCGGCTCGCCGCCGCCGCCAAGGCCGAGCAGGAGCGCGTGGACCGGCTCGCCGCCCAGCTGCGCAGCCAGCTGGCCGAGGCCAAAGTCGCGTGGGAGATTGCCGAGCGCGAGGAGCGCAATGCCGAGCGTCGGCTCAGTGAATTAAAATCCGAGCTGCGCGGGCTGCGGGACGCCAGCCCGGGCCAACTGGCCGAGGCGCAGGCCCTCGTGCTGGCCCAGCAGGATTTTTATGACTGGCTGAGCAACACGCTGGCCCGGCACCCGGTGAGGTTTGCGCGCAGCAAGGTGGAGGAGCTGGTTTCAGCCCGGCAGTATGACGAGGCATTGCCCCTCGTGGCCGAGATCATGGAGGCCATGCCCCTGCTTGATGCCGAAATCAGGCAGCAACGGGTGGCCCTTTTGTCCACCAGCGGCAGCGTCGAGGTGCGGAGCATCCCCAGTGGCCTGGCCTGGTCCCTGGAGGATGCCTTCGGCCGCCGCCGGAGCGGCCTCACGCCCAGCGAGGTGCCGGAGGCGGCCATCGGCCAAGCCAAGCTCACGGTCAGCCGCCCCGGCTGGCCGGACTGGACCCAAGCGGTCCACGTGCGTCGCGGCCGGTTGGTGACGGAGGCCACCTTCCGCGCGGGCACCCTCAAACTGGTCGCCAACGTACCCGGGGCGCAGGTCGAGGTGCAGGGACGCAGTTTGGGCAACACCCCGCTCGAGGTGGCGGAGCTGCCGGTCGGTCCCACCGAGTTCACCGTGTCGGCGCCGAAATATACCGCGCAGGTGGTGAAAGGTGAGATCACGGAGAACCAGGTACTGGAGCTCAGCGTCAAGCTGGAGCCGGAGATCCTGACCGCCGAGCAACTGGTGGCCGCCTTCTGGGACAAGGCCGAGGGGACCTGGTTGCCCATTGATGCACCCGCGAAGGGGCGGTTCGCGGCGCTCTACCAAGCTCCGATCGTATTTCAAAAGGCGAACTACGGGCTGACGGTATTCGGCCAGCCGTGTGTCGTGGATACCGTGGATCCCACCCTGTTGGCCCTGCGACTGCGCTCCCAAGCCGCCTTGGGTGTCGCCTTGGTGGAACGGAACGGAAAGCTGGTCCGGGAATTGGCCTATGCGCGATACAACGTGCAGCTCCAAAACGACCGGCTGACCCTGACCTTTGAGGGCGGGCAGCCGATCAACTACCTGCGCAAATAA